One window of Ziziphus jujuba cultivar Dongzao chromosome 5, ASM3175591v1 genomic DNA carries:
- the LOC107407853 gene encoding uncharacterized protein LOC107407853 isoform X2 gives MKAPRKPIHAVSTWLRRQPPKIKAFLAVVSGMTALVFLRLVVNDHDNLFVAAEAIHALGISVLIYKLMKEKTCAGLSLKSQELTAIFLAVRLYCSFVMEYDIHTVLDSATFGTTLWVIYMIRFQLKSSYMDDKDNFPIYYVLVPCAVLSLAVHPTTQHNILNRIFWAFCVYLEAVSVLPQLRVMQNTKIVEPFTAHYVFALGVARFLSCAHWVLQVLDTRGRLLTALGYGLWPSMVLLSEIVQTFILADFCYYYVKSLVGGQLVLRLPSGVV, from the exons ATGAAGGCACCCAGGAAGCCGATCCACGCAGTGTCCACATGGCTTCGTCGGCAACCCCCGAAGATCAAGGCCTTCCTAGCCGTGGTTTCAGGCATGACGGCTTTGGTGTTCCTCCGGCTCGTTGTCAACGACCACGATAATCTCTTTGTGGCCGCCGAGGCCATTCACGCCCTCGGAATCTCTGTCCTCATTTACAAGCTCATGAAGGAGAAGACTTGTGCTG gaCTTTCACTCAAATCGCAGGAACTGACAGCTATTTTTCTAGCGGTTAGATTGTATTGCAGTTTTGTAATGGAATATGATATACACACGGTACTTGATTCGGCTACTTTTGGGACAACCCTTTGGGTTATTTATATGATTCGTTTTCAGCTCAAGTCCAGTTATATGGACGACAAAGACAACTTCCCAATTTATTATGTG CTTGTGCCTTGTGCTGTTCTATCTCTGGCTGTCCATCCCACAACACAACATAATATTTTGAACAGAATTTTCTGGGCTTTCTGTGTTTATCTAGAAGCTGTTTCAGTGTTACCTCAGCTTCGGGTCATGCAGAATACAAAG ATTGTTGAACCATTCACTGCTCATTATGTATTTGCACTTGGAGTTGCAAGGTTCTTGAGTTGTGCACATTGGGTTCTCCAG GTTTTGGATACTCGAGGACGCCTACTGACAGCTCTAGGTTATGGATTGTGGCCTTCTATGGTACTACTCTCAGAAATTGTCCAGACTTTCATTCTTGCAGATTTTTGCTATTATTATGTCAAAAG CCTCGTCGGCGGACAGCTTGTCCTACGCTTACCCTCTGGAGTGGTTTAA
- the LOC107407853 gene encoding uncharacterized protein LOC107407853 isoform X1 yields the protein MKAPRKPIHAVSTWLRRQPPKIKAFLAVVSGMTALVFLRLVVNDHDNLFVAAEAIHALGISVLIYKLMKEKTCAESILYTRFCALKIGYVFYLFAGLSLKSQELTAIFLAVRLYCSFVMEYDIHTVLDSATFGTTLWVIYMIRFQLKSSYMDDKDNFPIYYVLVPCAVLSLAVHPTTQHNILNRIFWAFCVYLEAVSVLPQLRVMQNTKIVEPFTAHYVFALGVARFLSCAHWVLQVLDTRGRLLTALGYGLWPSMVLLSEIVQTFILADFCYYYVKSLVGGQLVLRLPSGVV from the exons ATGAAGGCACCCAGGAAGCCGATCCACGCAGTGTCCACATGGCTTCGTCGGCAACCCCCGAAGATCAAGGCCTTCCTAGCCGTGGTTTCAGGCATGACGGCTTTGGTGTTCCTCCGGCTCGTTGTCAACGACCACGATAATCTCTTTGTGGCCGCCGAGGCCATTCACGCCCTCGGAATCTCTGTCCTCATTTACAAGCTCATGAAGGAGAAGACTTGTGCTG AATCCATTCTCTACACCAGGTTCTGCGCCTTGAAAATTGGTtatgtgttttatttatttgcaggaCTTTCACTCAAATCGCAGGAACTGACAGCTATTTTTCTAGCGGTTAGATTGTATTGCAGTTTTGTAATGGAATATGATATACACACGGTACTTGATTCGGCTACTTTTGGGACAACCCTTTGGGTTATTTATATGATTCGTTTTCAGCTCAAGTCCAGTTATATGGACGACAAAGACAACTTCCCAATTTATTATGTG CTTGTGCCTTGTGCTGTTCTATCTCTGGCTGTCCATCCCACAACACAACATAATATTTTGAACAGAATTTTCTGGGCTTTCTGTGTTTATCTAGAAGCTGTTTCAGTGTTACCTCAGCTTCGGGTCATGCAGAATACAAAG ATTGTTGAACCATTCACTGCTCATTATGTATTTGCACTTGGAGTTGCAAGGTTCTTGAGTTGTGCACATTGGGTTCTCCAG GTTTTGGATACTCGAGGACGCCTACTGACAGCTCTAGGTTATGGATTGTGGCCTTCTATGGTACTACTCTCAGAAATTGTCCAGACTTTCATTCTTGCAGATTTTTGCTATTATTATGTCAAAAG CCTCGTCGGCGGACAGCTTGTCCTACGCTTACCCTCTGGAGTGGTTTAA
- the LOC107435837 gene encoding hexokinase-2, chloroplastic yields MSLAATCPAVGSFYLSRSPRGTPRFKMAVRSGALSVAPILTNLQKDCATPLPVLRHVADAMEADMLAGLAVDGGSDLKMILSYVDSLPSGNEKGLFYALDLGGTNFRVLRVQLGGKEERVIATEFEQVSIPQDLMFGTSEKLFDFIASGLAEFALKEGGKFHLPPGRLREIGFTFSFPVKQTSIDSGILIKWTKGFAVSGTAGRDVVACLNEAMKRQGVNMRVSALVNDAVGTLAGARYWDNDIMVAVILGTGTNACYVERLDAIPKLQGQISSNGKTIINTEWGAFSTGLPLTVYDREMDDASINPGEQIFEKTISGMYLGEIVRRVLLKMAKDGDLFGSSFPEKLATPFVLSTPDICAMQQDNSSDLQAVGSILYDVAGVEANLRARKIVVEVCDTIVKRGGRLAGAGIVGILQKMEEDSKGLIFGKRTVVAMDGGLYENYPQYRGYLQDAVTELLGSDISKNVVIEHSKDGSGIGAALLAAANSKYEHDF; encoded by the exons ATGTCACTTGCTGCCACATGTCCAGCCGTTGGATCATTTTACCTGTCGCGATCCCCCAGGGGCACGCCTCGCTTCAAAATGGCCGTCCGATCTGGTGCCCTTTCCGTGGCTCCGATCTTGACCAACTTACAGAAGGACTGCGCCACTCCTTTGCCAGTGCTCCGCCACGTGGCCGATGCCATGGAGGCTGATATGCTAGCTGGGCTAGCCGTCGACGGTGGAAGCGACCTCAAGATGATCCTCAGCTATGTTGATAGTCTCCCTAGCGG gaACGAGAAAGGTTTGTTTTATGCATTGGATCTCGGAGGCACAAACTTCAGGGTGCTGAGAGTGCAATTAGGTGGGAAAGAAGAGCGCGTCATCGCCACTGAATTCGAGCAAGTATCTATCCCTCAAGATCTCATGTTTGGCACCTCTGAG AAACTTTTCGATTTCATTGCTTCTGGACTGGCCGAATTTGCTCTAAAGGAGGGTGGGAAATTTCACCTGCCACCTGGTAGATTAAGGGAGATTGGATTCACATTTTCATTTCCTGTGAAACAGACTTCCATCGACTCTGGAATCCTGATAAAGTGGACCAAAGGTTTTGCAGTCTCTGGAACG GCAGGAAGAGATGTTGTCGCTTGTCTGAACGAAGCTATGAAAAGGCAAGGAGTAAATATGCGAGTGTCTGCCCTG GTTAATGATGCTGTGGGAACACTAGCTGGGGCAAGATATTGGGACAATGATATCATGGTTGCTGTCATTTTGGGTACCGGAACCAATGCTTGCTATGTGGAACGTTTGGATGCTATTCCAAAGCTACAGGGTCAGATTTCCTCCAATGGAAAAACG ATTATAAATACTGAGTGGGGAGCATTCTCAACTGGTCTTCCTCTAACCGTGTATGATAGAGAAATGGATGACGCCAGTATCAACCCTGGTGAGCAG ATTTTTGAGAAAACAATATCAGGAATGTATCTCGGTGAAATTGTACGAAGAGTGCTGCTGAAGATGGCCAAAGACGGTGATTTGTTTGGTTCATCTTTCCCAGAGAAATTGGCAACACCATTTGTACTCAG cACCCCGGATATTTGTGCCATGCAGCAGGATAACTCCAGTGATCTTCAAGCAGTTGGATCAATCCTTTATGATGTAGCTGGG GTGGAGGCAAACTTAAGGGCAAGGAAGATTGTCGTGGAGGTATGCGACACCATTGTGAAACGAGGTGGGCGGCTAGCAGGTGCTGGAATTGTGGGGATTCTGCAAAAGATGGAAGAGGATTCAAAAGGACTCATCTTTGGAAAGAGGACAGTGGTGGCTATGGATGGAGGGTTGTATGAAAATTACCCTCAGTACAGAGGATACTTACAAGATGCGGTAACAGAGCTTCTAGGATCAGATATCTCAAAGAACGTGGTTATAGAGCATTCAAAAGATGGATCAGGTATAGGAGCTGCTCTATTGGCTGCTGCAAACTCCAAGTATGAGCATGACTTTTAA
- the LOC107435824 gene encoding WEB family protein At1g75720 — MDNGGVQVMVKRAEIDTRAPFRSVKEAVTLFGEKVLAGELYATKLKEMGENENGNGPSKFGNVTAELEETKQSLLKAKEESEHMANSLSSLKRELERTKQELQQLKERESEKHLMESEINEDLKFVEDSARFVIKAQDTSDNDINEEGGEIEFQKKRYVTFANPPSLAQVIIPQGVEILDRHPSLKKKKKKPLIPLIGGIFSKKKTTSQVAYP, encoded by the exons ATGGACAATGGAGGAGTCCAAGTCATGGTGAAGAGGGCAGAGATCGATACAAGGGCTCCTTTCCGATCCGTCAAAGAGGCTGTCACCTTGTTTGGAGAGAAGGTTTTAGCTGGGGAGCTCTATGCCACCAAGCTCAAAGAG ATGggagaaaatgaaaatggaaatgGGCCTTCCAAATTTGGAAACGTGACAGCTGAGCTAGAAGAGACAAAACAAAGCCTCTTAAAGGCCAAAGAAGAGAGTGAGCATATGGCCAATTCTCTTTCATCTCTTAAACGAGAACTGGAAAGGACAAAGCAAGAGCTCCAACAATTGAAGGAACGCGAGTCCGAGAAACACCTAATGGAATCTGAGATTAATGAGGACCTCAAGTTTGTTGAAGATTCGGCGAGGTTTGTGATAAAAGCACAGGATACATCTGATAATGATATTAATGAAGAGGGAGGAGAAATTGAATTCCAAAAGAAAAGATATGTGACATTTGCTAATCCTCCTTCACTGGCTCAAGTTATTATCCCACAGGGTGTTGAAATCTTGGACAGACATCCTTCtctcaagaagaagaaaaagaagcctTTAATCCCTCTAATTGGAGGCATCTTTTCTAAGAAGAAAACAACCTCACAAGTAGCATATCCATGA
- the LOC107408298 gene encoding uncharacterized protein LOC107408298, with the protein MHSYNLQVQTHHHSFVIQVANYSDQTFEPTTTGTSTTTTTKLNLSAMKLFNRFRKILMRLIFSLPPRGSCSSSSSSATPGMTPRQRNCDRSFDPPKTSCSSYYSSHSHYNEAIADCIEFFNKSSQEGGLDGRKSSDIMV; encoded by the coding sequence ATGCACAGCTATAACCTTCAAGTTCAAACCCACCACCACAGCTTTGTCATACAAGTAGCGAATTATAGCGACCAAACTTTTGAACCCACCACCACCGGTACctctactactactactactaagtTGAACTTGTCAGCCATGAAGCTTTTCAACCGGTTCCGTAAGATTCTGATGCGCCTTATATTTTCGCTCCCACCTCGAGGTTCTTGCTCTTCTTCATCGTCATCAGCGACACCCGGAATGACCCCAAGGCAAAGAAACTGCGATCGATCTTTCGACCCACCGAAGACTTCATGCAGTTCATATTACTCGTCTCATTCGCATTATAATGAAGCCATTGCCGACTGCATCGAGTTCTTCAACAAGTCGTCCCAAGAGGGAGGTTTGGATGGTCGGAAGTCATCGGATATTATGGTTTGA